From the Pseudarthrobacter sp. MM222 genome, one window contains:
- the ilvN gene encoding acetolactate synthase small subunit, translating into MTRHTLSVLVEDKPGVLTRVASLFARRAFNINSLAVGPTEVPGMSRMTVVVDADGELIEQVTKQLNKLINVIKIVELTPESSVQRDHILVKVRADAATRLQVTQAADLFRASVVDVSTESVVIEATGHPEKLTALLSVLEPFGIREIVQSGTLAVGRGSRSMSDRALRSA; encoded by the coding sequence ATGACCCGCCACACACTGTCCGTTCTGGTCGAAGACAAACCCGGTGTACTGACCCGCGTCGCCAGCCTCTTCGCCCGCCGCGCGTTCAACATCAATTCCCTGGCCGTCGGCCCCACGGAGGTCCCGGGCATGTCCCGGATGACCGTCGTCGTCGACGCCGACGGCGAGCTGATCGAGCAGGTCACGAAGCAGCTGAACAAGCTGATCAACGTGATCAAGATCGTTGAGCTCACCCCAGAATCTTCCGTACAGCGCGACCACATCCTGGTCAAGGTACGTGCGGATGCCGCAACACGCCTGCAGGTTACCCAGGCTGCAGACCTGTTCCGCGCTTCAGTGGTCGACGTCTCCACAGAGTCGGTCGTCATTGAGGCAACGGGCCACCCCGAAAAGCTCACGGCACTTCTCTCAGTGCTTGAGCCGTTCGGCATCCGCGAAATCGTGCAGTCCGGCACCTTGGCCGTCGGGCGGGGATCCCGCTCCATGAGTGACAGGGCCCTGCGCAGCGCGTAG
- a CDS encoding acetolactate synthase large subunit: MSKGSPISPSLMATKSAGAPKAPDRVERPADAAVDIAAVSPVLGPNNVVPPTVMTGSQAIVRSLEELGVDDIFGLPGGAILPTYDPLMASRMNHVLVRHEQGAGHAAQGYAMVTGRVGVCIATSGPGATNLVTAIMDAHMDSVPLVAITGQVSSGVIGTDAFQEADIVGITMPITKHSFLVTDPNDIPHVMAEAFHLASTGRPGPVLVDVAKDAQQGQMTFSWPPKIDLPGYRPVLRGHSKQVREAARLIAAASKPVLYVGGGVVKAHAAAELRELAELSGAPVVTTLMARGVFPDSHPQHVGMPGMHGTVSAVTALQQSDLLITLGARFDDRVTGILKSFAPNAKVIHADIDPAEISKNRTADVPIVGSVKEIIPELTEAVRLQFEASGTPDLTTWWAFLNNLKETYPLGWTEPEDGLSAPQRVIERIGALTGPEGVYVAGVGQHQMWASQFIKYERPHAWLNSGGAGTMGYAVPAAMGAKVGAPDRVVWAIDGDGCFQMTNQELATCAINKIPIKVAIINNSSLGMVRQWQTLFYEGRYSNTDLNTGHDTVRIPDFVKLADAYGCAAFRCERDEDIDATIQKALAINDRPVVIDFVVSPNSMVWPMVPAGVSNDQIQVARNMTPEWEEED, translated from the coding sequence ATGAGCAAAGGATCGCCGATCAGCCCCTCGCTGATGGCCACGAAGTCCGCTGGAGCCCCCAAGGCTCCGGATCGCGTCGAACGTCCGGCTGACGCCGCCGTCGACATTGCTGCCGTCTCTCCTGTCCTTGGGCCGAACAACGTCGTACCCCCGACGGTGATGACCGGCTCGCAAGCAATTGTCCGCTCGCTCGAAGAACTCGGCGTGGACGATATTTTTGGTTTGCCCGGTGGCGCGATCCTGCCCACCTATGACCCCTTGATGGCTTCCCGAATGAACCACGTTCTGGTCCGTCACGAACAGGGAGCCGGCCACGCCGCGCAAGGCTACGCCATGGTCACCGGACGGGTGGGCGTGTGCATCGCCACCTCGGGCCCGGGTGCCACCAACCTCGTTACCGCCATCATGGACGCCCACATGGATTCCGTGCCGCTCGTGGCCATCACCGGCCAGGTCTCCAGCGGAGTGATCGGCACGGACGCGTTCCAGGAGGCGGACATCGTCGGCATCACCATGCCGATCACGAAGCACTCCTTCCTGGTCACGGACCCCAACGACATCCCGCACGTCATGGCCGAGGCCTTCCATCTTGCCTCGACCGGCCGCCCGGGCCCCGTGCTGGTGGATGTCGCCAAGGACGCCCAGCAGGGGCAGATGACCTTCTCCTGGCCGCCCAAGATCGACCTCCCCGGCTACCGTCCGGTGCTCCGCGGCCACAGCAAGCAGGTCCGCGAGGCCGCCCGGCTCATCGCGGCGGCCAGCAAGCCCGTGCTGTACGTGGGCGGCGGAGTCGTCAAGGCCCACGCCGCCGCGGAACTGCGCGAGCTTGCCGAGCTCTCCGGCGCTCCGGTGGTCACCACGCTGATGGCCCGCGGCGTCTTCCCGGACTCGCACCCGCAGCACGTCGGCATGCCTGGCATGCACGGCACCGTCTCGGCGGTCACGGCCCTGCAGCAGTCCGACCTGCTGATCACTCTCGGAGCGCGCTTCGATGACCGGGTGACCGGCATCCTGAAGTCCTTTGCCCCGAACGCCAAGGTCATCCACGCCGACATCGACCCGGCGGAAATCTCCAAGAACCGCACGGCCGACGTCCCGATCGTGGGCTCGGTCAAGGAGATCATCCCGGAACTCACCGAGGCCGTGCGCCTTCAGTTCGAGGCCTCCGGCACCCCGGACCTGACCACCTGGTGGGCCTTCCTGAACAATCTCAAGGAAACCTACCCGCTGGGCTGGACGGAACCCGAGGACGGCCTCAGCGCCCCGCAGCGCGTGATCGAACGCATCGGCGCCCTCACCGGCCCCGAAGGCGTGTACGTCGCGGGCGTGGGCCAGCACCAGATGTGGGCTTCGCAGTTCATCAAATACGAACGCCCGCACGCCTGGCTCAACTCCGGCGGAGCCGGCACCATGGGCTACGCCGTTCCGGCGGCCATGGGCGCCAAGGTCGGCGCCCCGGACCGGGTGGTCTGGGCGATCGACGGTGACGGCTGCTTCCAGATGACCAACCAGGAGCTGGCCACCTGCGCGATCAACAAGATCCCGATCAAGGTCGCCATCATCAACAACTCCTCGCTGGGCATGGTGCGGCAGTGGCAGACGCTGTTCTACGAGGGCCGGTATTCCAACACGGACCTCAACACCGGCCACGACACCGTCCGGATCCCGGACTTCGTCAAGCTCGCTGACGCCTACGGCTGCGCCGCGTTCCGCTGCGAACGCGACGAGGACATCGACGCCACCATCCAGAAGGCCCTGGCCATCAACGACCGCCCCGTGGTCATTGATTTCGTCGTGAGCCCCAACTCCATGGTGTGGCCGATGGTCCCCGCCGGAGTCAGCAACGACCAGATCCAGGTTGCCCGCAACATGACCCCGGAATGGGAAGAGGAGGACTGA
- the ilvD gene encoding dihydroxy-acid dehydratase — translation MSEETQTATDTKPDIKPRSRVVTDGIHAAPARGMFRAVGMGDDDFAKPQIGVASSWNEITPCNLSLNRLAQGAKEGVHAGGGFPMQFGTISVSDGISMGHEGMHFSLVSREVIADSVETVMQAERIDGSVLLAGCDKSLPGMLMAAARLDLASVFLYAGSIMPGWVKLEDGSEKEVTLIDAFEAVGACAAGKMSLGDLDRIERAICPGEGACGGMYTANTMACIGEAMGMSLPGSAAPPSADRRRDEFARKSGEAVVNLLRLGITSRDIMTKKAFENAIAVTMAFGGSTNAVLHLLAIAREAEVELTLDDFNRIGDKIPHLGDLKPFGRYVMTDVDKIGGVPVIMKALLDAGLLHGDCLTVTGKTVAENLSAINPPDLDGKILRALDNPIHKTGGITILHGSMAPEGAVVKSAGFDADVFEGSARVFEREQGALDALDRGEIHKGDVVVIRYEGPKGGPGMREMLAITGAIKGAGLGKDVLLLTDGRFSGGTTGLCIGHVAPEAVDGGPIAFVQDGDRIRVDMAARTFDLLVDEAELEGRKEGWEPLPAKFTKGVLAKYAKLVHSASTGAYCG, via the coding sequence ATGAGTGAGGAAACCCAAACAGCGACAGACACCAAACCGGACATCAAACCCCGCAGCCGGGTCGTTACCGACGGAATCCACGCCGCGCCGGCGCGCGGGATGTTCCGGGCGGTCGGCATGGGCGATGACGACTTCGCCAAACCCCAGATCGGCGTCGCCAGTTCGTGGAATGAAATCACTCCCTGCAACCTTTCCCTTAACCGGCTCGCCCAGGGCGCCAAGGAAGGCGTCCACGCCGGCGGCGGATTCCCAATGCAGTTCGGGACCATCTCGGTTTCCGACGGCATCTCGATGGGCCACGAGGGCATGCACTTCTCCCTCGTTTCCCGTGAAGTGATCGCCGACTCCGTTGAGACCGTGATGCAGGCCGAGCGGATCGACGGTTCCGTGCTGCTGGCCGGTTGCGACAAATCGCTCCCCGGCATGCTGATGGCGGCGGCCCGGCTGGACCTGGCCAGCGTCTTCCTCTACGCCGGCTCGATCATGCCCGGCTGGGTCAAGCTCGAGGACGGCTCCGAAAAGGAAGTCACCCTGATCGATGCCTTCGAGGCCGTGGGCGCGTGCGCCGCCGGCAAGATGAGCCTCGGCGACCTTGACCGCATCGAACGCGCCATCTGCCCGGGCGAAGGCGCCTGCGGCGGCATGTACACGGCCAACACCATGGCCTGCATCGGCGAGGCCATGGGCATGTCCCTGCCGGGCTCGGCCGCCCCGCCCTCCGCGGACCGCCGGCGCGACGAGTTCGCCCGAAAGTCCGGCGAAGCCGTCGTCAACCTGCTGCGCCTCGGCATCACGTCCCGCGACATCATGACAAAGAAGGCGTTTGAAAACGCCATCGCCGTCACCATGGCCTTCGGCGGTTCCACCAACGCCGTGCTCCACCTGCTCGCCATCGCCCGTGAGGCCGAGGTCGAGCTGACCCTGGATGACTTCAACCGGATCGGCGACAAGATCCCGCACCTGGGCGACCTGAAGCCGTTCGGCCGCTACGTCATGACCGACGTCGACAAGATCGGCGGCGTTCCGGTCATCATGAAGGCACTGCTCGACGCCGGCCTGCTGCACGGGGACTGCCTCACCGTGACGGGCAAGACCGTCGCCGAGAACCTGTCCGCGATCAACCCGCCGGACCTGGACGGCAAGATCCTGCGCGCGCTGGACAACCCGATCCACAAGACCGGTGGCATCACCATCCTGCACGGCAGCATGGCGCCCGAGGGCGCCGTCGTGAAGAGCGCCGGTTTCGACGCCGACGTCTTCGAGGGCAGCGCACGTGTCTTCGAACGCGAACAGGGCGCCCTCGACGCGCTGGACCGGGGCGAAATCCACAAGGGCGACGTCGTCGTCATCCGCTACGAAGGCCCCAAGGGCGGCCCCGGCATGCGCGAGATGCTTGCCATCACCGGCGCCATCAAGGGTGCGGGCCTCGGCAAGGACGTGCTGCTGCTGACCGACGGACGCTTCTCCGGCGGAACCACCGGCCTGTGCATCGGCCACGTCGCCCCCGAAGCGGTCGACGGCGGCCCCATCGCCTTCGTCCAGGACGGCGACCGCATCCGCGTCGACATGGCGGCCCGCACGTTCGACCTCCTGGTCGACGAGGCGGAGCTCGAAGGACGCAAGGAGGGCTGGGAGCCGCTGCCGGCCAAGTTCACCAAGGGTGTGCTGGCCAAGTACGCCAAGCTCGTCCACAGCGCGTCCACCGGCGCCTACTGCGGGTGA
- a CDS encoding LysR family transcriptional regulator → MDFKRLRILRELADRGTVGATAEAMNVTPSAVSQQLKTLQEELGVVLVEKSGRRVRLTEAGLAMAAAAAEVSTAMARAESTIDTYRLGWQTHVKAAFFPSAAEMFLPGLLHRVKAIDGLHFEAHFEDPNVAGFAALTADYDIVLAHSVDGPEVFARLGLVVEPLLDEPLDVAMPAGHVLAGKDTLGAQDVIGYPWMGVPEGFPFDTVLRQIEVQADSPAVRAQLYPDLRVLEALVSAGHGLSLLPRYTALKNQGRGFVLRPLAGVKASRSIVALARPDVAARTTIQQVLSLLKAEARAVAEAPELLGAARLS, encoded by the coding sequence ATGGATTTCAAGAGACTGCGGATTCTCCGGGAGCTCGCCGACCGCGGCACCGTCGGGGCCACCGCAGAAGCCATGAATGTGACGCCCTCAGCCGTCTCCCAGCAACTCAAAACCCTGCAGGAGGAACTGGGCGTTGTTCTGGTGGAGAAGTCCGGCAGAAGAGTGCGCCTGACCGAGGCGGGGCTGGCCATGGCCGCGGCCGCAGCCGAGGTGTCCACCGCCATGGCCCGCGCCGAGTCCACGATTGACACCTACCGGCTGGGGTGGCAGACGCACGTCAAGGCCGCCTTCTTCCCCAGCGCCGCGGAGATGTTCCTGCCCGGACTGCTGCACCGGGTCAAGGCGATCGACGGGCTGCACTTCGAGGCCCACTTCGAGGATCCGAACGTCGCCGGGTTCGCGGCGCTCACCGCCGACTATGACATCGTCCTGGCCCACAGTGTCGACGGGCCGGAGGTCTTCGCCCGGCTGGGCCTCGTCGTGGAGCCGTTGCTGGACGAACCGCTCGACGTCGCCATGCCGGCGGGCCATGTCCTCGCCGGCAAGGACACGCTCGGCGCCCAGGATGTGATCGGTTATCCCTGGATGGGCGTGCCCGAGGGCTTCCCCTTCGACACGGTCCTCCGGCAAATCGAGGTGCAGGCTGATTCGCCGGCGGTCCGCGCCCAGCTCTACCCCGATCTGCGCGTCCTGGAAGCGCTGGTCAGCGCCGGCCACGGGCTCAGCCTGCTGCCCCGCTACACCGCACTGAAGAACCAGGGCCGGGGCTTCGTTCTCCGCCCGCTCGCCGGCGTCAAGGCGAGCCGCAGCATCGTGGCCCTGGCACGCCCCGACGTCGCTGCCCGGACCACCATCCAGCAGGTGCTCTCGCTGCTGAAGGCGGAGGCGCGGGCCGTCGCGGAGGCCCCCGAACTGCTGGGCGCAGCCCGCCTCAGCTGA
- a CDS encoding sunset domain-containing protein yields the protein MDWIIWLIVIVAIVAIVWWLLNRNSRSGAGPSDARAGTETGAGTVAGTGTDADVSPLAPPSRGTHDGALSGGSAAASAAAAGTTGIPSAAGFGNAEPVAPRTTPEERGTAPEERGAAQSPAEWETQWSETAPAEPHAAAHHEPSHGAHATEGGRTTPAGADAPAAENAPVHHREYTDTHAPTLPGAESAAAEAAVLEEEAAVLEEEAAALKEETAAPAAPREPREPREPLTEAETLQSASSSAVTEGFAAHTTEPSGHLAQDQPYGEGSAAPAADGSGPEGFTVKGNASSMIYHDESSPSYDETVAEVWFVSIAHAEAAGFRPPRRSRL from the coding sequence ATGGATTGGATTATCTGGCTCATCGTCATCGTGGCGATTGTCGCCATCGTCTGGTGGCTGTTGAACCGAAACTCCCGTAGCGGAGCCGGCCCTTCGGACGCCAGGGCGGGGACGGAAACCGGGGCGGGGACCGTCGCCGGCACGGGGACGGACGCGGACGTGTCGCCGCTGGCACCGCCGAGCAGGGGAACCCACGACGGCGCGCTCTCCGGCGGTAGCGCCGCGGCGTCGGCCGCGGCTGCCGGGACCACCGGCATACCGTCCGCCGCAGGATTCGGCAACGCCGAGCCGGTGGCGCCCAGAACCACACCGGAGGAGCGGGGCACCGCCCCAGAGGAGCGGGGCGCCGCCCAGTCCCCGGCCGAGTGGGAAACCCAGTGGTCGGAAACCGCACCGGCCGAGCCGCACGCCGCCGCCCACCACGAACCCTCGCACGGAGCGCATGCCACTGAAGGCGGGCGCACGACACCGGCAGGGGCGGATGCTCCCGCGGCCGAAAACGCACCCGTGCATCATCGCGAATACACGGATACGCACGCCCCCACCCTTCCCGGCGCGGAATCCGCCGCTGCCGAGGCTGCGGTTCTGGAGGAAGAGGCTGCGGTTCTGGAGGAAGAGGCTGCGGCCCTCAAGGAAGAGACCGCTGCTCCCGCGGCACCCCGGGAACCCCGGGAACCCCGGGAACCCCTGACGGAGGCTGAAACGCTGCAGTCGGCGTCGTCGTCGGCCGTCACCGAGGGATTCGCGGCCCACACTACGGAGCCGTCCGGCCACCTCGCCCAGGACCAGCCCTACGGTGAGGGATCGGCGGCACCCGCGGCCGACGGCAGCGGTCCCGAGGGCTTTACCGTCAAGGGCAATGCCTCCTCGATGATCTATCACGACGAAAGCAGCCCGTCCTACGACGAGACCGTGGCCGAGGTCTGGTTCGTGTCAATAGCCCACGCGGAAGCTGCCGGTTTCCGGCCGCCCCGCCGCTCCCGGCTGTAG
- a CDS encoding PQQ-dependent sugar dehydrogenase translates to MAARHVLRAPAAAVAILLSAGILSACTAGGDSGPPPYVPAASTPAGTSPAGDSPAPAPAGPPTVAARIDAGLQVPWSTVFLPDGTAIISERDSALLRTVSAGSGTAGTLGKVPDVVPGGEGGLLGLALSPNFAADRYLYAYFTAAQDNRIARLRVDQSGSGMQLGAAEVIFTGIPKASTHNGGRIRFGPDGYLYVGTGDSQRREQPQDPKALGGKILRLTPEGRPAPGNPFGDNPVYSFGHRNVQGLAWDSAGRLWSSEFGPTVDDELNLILPGGNYGWPEVTGAPGRTGFLDAKVVWPSTADSSPSGLEIVGNTAYLGALRGQRVWTVPLRGESAANPVGYFTRTYGRIRDVSLAPDGRLWVLSNNQNPDFVLVLDLPG, encoded by the coding sequence ATGGCTGCAAGGCACGTCTTGAGGGCACCGGCGGCCGCCGTTGCGATCCTCCTCTCTGCCGGCATTCTTTCCGCCTGCACCGCCGGCGGAGACAGCGGACCGCCGCCCTACGTCCCGGCAGCCAGCACACCGGCAGGCACGAGCCCTGCCGGCGACAGCCCGGCGCCTGCCCCCGCAGGTCCGCCGACCGTCGCCGCCCGGATCGACGCAGGGCTGCAGGTGCCATGGTCCACGGTGTTTCTGCCCGATGGCACGGCCATCATTTCCGAACGCGACAGCGCCCTGCTGAGAACCGTCAGCGCCGGTTCCGGCACGGCCGGGACGCTGGGCAAGGTGCCCGACGTCGTTCCCGGCGGCGAAGGTGGTCTGCTGGGACTGGCCCTCTCCCCGAACTTCGCCGCCGACCGCTACCTGTACGCCTACTTCACGGCTGCCCAGGACAACCGGATCGCGCGCCTGCGGGTAGACCAAAGCGGAAGCGGGATGCAGCTCGGCGCCGCCGAAGTCATCTTCACCGGGATCCCGAAAGCCTCCACGCACAACGGCGGCAGGATCCGCTTCGGCCCGGACGGGTACCTCTATGTGGGGACCGGCGATTCGCAACGCCGTGAGCAACCGCAGGATCCGAAGGCGCTGGGCGGCAAGATCCTGCGGCTCACCCCCGAGGGGCGTCCGGCGCCGGGAAACCCGTTCGGAGACAACCCTGTCTACAGCTTCGGGCACCGGAACGTCCAGGGACTGGCATGGGACAGTGCCGGCCGGCTCTGGTCCAGCGAATTCGGACCCACGGTCGACGACGAGCTCAACCTGATTCTGCCCGGCGGCAATTACGGCTGGCCCGAGGTTACCGGCGCTCCGGGCCGGACCGGTTTCCTCGACGCCAAGGTCGTCTGGCCGTCAACGGCAGACTCCTCCCCCAGCGGGCTGGAAATCGTCGGGAACACGGCGTACCTGGGCGCCCTCCGCGGGCAGCGTGTCTGGACCGTGCCGCTTCGCGGAGAATCCGCCGCCAACCCTGTGGGCTATTTCACACGGACCTATGGCCGGATCCGGGACGTTTCACTGGCTCCTGATGGCCGCTTGTGGGTTCTCAGCAACAACCAAAACCCTGATTTCGTGCTGGTTTTGGACCTCCCCGGCTGA
- a CDS encoding SRPBCC family protein, which translates to MSTKVEKRILVNVPVSTAYNQWTQFEEFPHFMGGVKSVKQLSDDRLEWVAEIAGVRRQWEARILEQTPDRKVAWAATSGATNAGSVTFEDLGGAQTSIALSLEYEPEGLVESVGDKLNVVERQAEKDLERFKEFIEDEGYASGAWRGNVGAEGSAGTPGVDDAAASRGDSGKAGVSGKVAAGVGLAAAAAVGVAAARGKESDDTVRVEDVGAAPRTGAVSSEQLPPTGTSGSVFPAAGTASGSGVGTAEPLTDRAATHPFDQTNGLVDAAGDSDGTAASDTRSAAEREHKSDKGPGTIPPNLAAGNTGQ; encoded by the coding sequence GTGAGCACCAAGGTTGAAAAACGCATCCTCGTTAACGTGCCCGTCAGTACGGCATACAACCAGTGGACACAGTTCGAGGAGTTCCCGCATTTCATGGGTGGGGTCAAGAGCGTCAAGCAACTCAGTGACGACCGCCTTGAGTGGGTTGCCGAAATCGCCGGCGTCCGGCGGCAGTGGGAGGCCAGGATCCTTGAGCAGACCCCAGACCGGAAGGTGGCCTGGGCGGCGACCTCCGGGGCCACCAACGCAGGTTCGGTAACCTTCGAGGATCTCGGCGGCGCGCAAACCTCCATCGCACTGAGCCTCGAGTATGAGCCCGAGGGCCTCGTGGAAAGTGTCGGCGACAAACTCAACGTTGTCGAGCGGCAGGCTGAAAAGGACCTCGAACGGTTCAAGGAGTTCATTGAGGATGAGGGCTACGCTTCAGGCGCCTGGCGGGGAAATGTAGGTGCCGAGGGATCGGCGGGCACGCCCGGAGTCGACGACGCCGCCGCCTCCCGCGGTGATTCCGGCAAGGCCGGGGTGTCAGGAAAGGTCGCTGCCGGAGTTGGCTTGGCCGCAGCCGCGGCAGTCGGTGTGGCGGCCGCACGCGGCAAGGAGAGCGACGACACGGTCCGCGTCGAGGACGTGGGAGCGGCGCCCCGGACGGGCGCCGTGAGTTCGGAGCAGTTGCCACCGACAGGCACCTCTGGAAGTGTCTTCCCGGCGGCCGGGACGGCCTCGGGGTCAGGCGTCGGCACGGCCGAACCGCTGACCGACCGCGCGGCCACGCATCCCTTTGACCAGACCAACGGCCTGGTGGACGCGGCAGGGGATTCTGACGGAACTGCAGCCAGCGACACCCGCAGCGCCGCTGAACGCGAACACAAGTCGGACAAGGGCCCGGGAACGATCCCGCCAAACCTGGCAGCCGGTAATACCGGGCAATAG
- a CDS encoding MarR family winged helix-turn-helix transcriptional regulator: MDRWPTGRLLSTAARLVEHSWNEKLGAIGLTHAGVIAMEVLSANGPMTQAQLAQLVRVQAQTMGKTLSRLEAHGHISRERSTSDRRSHVVTLTDRGREAVGAAADMERSVLAAASIDPDVLRQELQAVVKELATRISSPEAKAMVAAADPAIGVEATQIS; this comes from the coding sequence ATGGATCGCTGGCCCACTGGGCGCCTATTGTCCACGGCTGCACGCCTTGTTGAACACTCCTGGAATGAAAAACTGGGGGCCATCGGGCTGACGCACGCCGGGGTCATCGCCATGGAAGTGCTCTCCGCCAACGGACCCATGACGCAGGCCCAACTGGCGCAACTGGTTCGTGTGCAAGCCCAAACAATGGGGAAGACGCTCAGCCGTCTGGAAGCGCACGGACACATCTCCCGGGAGCGCAGCACGTCCGACCGGCGCAGCCATGTAGTCACCCTGACGGACCGCGGACGCGAGGCCGTTGGTGCTGCCGCGGACATGGAGCGTTCCGTGCTTGCCGCAGCCTCGATTGACCCCGACGTCCTCCGGCAGGAACTGCAGGCGGTCGTCAAAGAGCTGGCCACGCGCATTTCCTCTCCCGAAGCCAAGGCCATGGTCGCGGCCGCTGATCCGGCCATAGGCGTCGAGGCCACCCAAATCAGCTGA
- the bcp gene encoding thioredoxin-dependent thiol peroxidase, translating to MPERLIPGAPAPDFTLKNSAGEDISLRDFRGRSTVIYFYPAASTPGCTKQACDFRDSLASLKHAGYEVVGISPDAVGKLAKFAAAEGLNFPLLSDEDHAVAEAYAAWGEKKNYGRSYEGLIRSTIVVDGEGVVTAAQYNVRATGHVAKLRRDLKVDV from the coding sequence TTGCCTGAACGACTCATTCCCGGAGCCCCGGCGCCGGACTTCACCCTTAAGAATTCTGCCGGGGAGGACATCAGCCTGCGGGACTTCCGGGGCCGCAGCACGGTGATCTACTTCTACCCGGCAGCATCCACCCCGGGCTGCACGAAGCAGGCCTGCGACTTCAGGGACTCCCTCGCGTCCCTGAAGCACGCCGGCTACGAGGTGGTGGGGATCTCCCCCGACGCCGTAGGCAAGCTTGCGAAATTCGCCGCCGCCGAGGGCCTTAACTTCCCCCTGCTCTCCGACGAGGACCACGCCGTGGCCGAGGCGTACGCCGCCTGGGGCGAGAAGAAGAACTACGGCCGCAGCTACGAAGGACTCATCCGGTCCACGATCGTCGTCGACGGGGAGGGCGTGGTGACCGCGGCGCAGTACAACGTCCGCGCCACCGGCCACGTTGCCAAGCTCCGCCGGGACCTGAAAGTGGACGTCTAG
- a CDS encoding fasciclin domain-containing protein, whose protein sequence is MQTIKRTTFAVAGIAAAAMLSLTACGGSSTTASTSSAPASTPSASSMAPSPSMSSSAAAMDPAADLVGAGCAAYAAQVPSGAGSVSGMALDPVAVAASNNPILTTLTAAVSGKLNPKVNLVDTLNGSEFTVFAPVDDAFKKIDAATIETLKTDDALLSKILTYHVVPGQITPDKIVGTHKTVQGGSVTVTGTKDALKVDDASVICGGVKTANATVYMVDSVLMPK, encoded by the coding sequence ATGCAGACCATCAAGCGCACCACTTTCGCCGTTGCAGGTATCGCTGCTGCAGCAATGCTCAGCCTCACTGCCTGTGGCGGTTCCAGCACCACGGCTTCCACCTCCTCGGCTCCGGCTTCGACGCCGTCGGCCTCCAGCATGGCGCCGTCGCCGTCCATGAGCTCCTCCGCTGCAGCAATGGACCCGGCCGCCGACCTCGTCGGCGCCGGCTGCGCGGCCTACGCCGCCCAGGTCCCCAGTGGTGCCGGCTCCGTTTCCGGCATGGCTCTGGACCCGGTAGCCGTGGCCGCCTCGAACAACCCGATCCTCACCACCCTGACCGCGGCCGTGTCCGGCAAGCTCAACCCCAAGGTCAACCTGGTGGACACCCTGAACGGCAGTGAGTTCACGGTCTTCGCCCCGGTCGATGACGCCTTCAAGAAGATCGACGCCGCCACGATCGAAACGCTGAAGACGGACGATGCCCTGCTCAGCAAGATCCTGACCTACCACGTCGTTCCCGGCCAGATCACCCCGGACAAGATCGTCGGTACGCACAAGACGGTCCAGGGCGGTTCCGTGACGGTCACCGGCACCAAGGACGCCCTCAAGGTGGACGATGCCAGCGTCATCTGCGGCGGTGTGAAGACGGCCAACGCCACTGTTTACATGGTCGACTCGGTTCTGATGCCCAAGTAA